One part of the Coleofasciculus chthonoplastes PCC 7420 genome encodes these proteins:
- a CDS encoding helix-turn-helix transcriptional regulator, whose amino-acid sequence MSSGHKLMKLRKRLGLTQKQVADAVGVTDQTVSNWEAGRFEPRLTIRQTQALCSILQCPLDELPSFNEAQESDSKRE is encoded by the coding sequence ATGAGTTCAGGTCATAAGCTGATGAAGCTAAGAAAACGGTTAGGGCTAACTCAGAAACAGGTAGCGGATGCGGTAGGCGTCACGGATCAAACTGTGAGTAATTGGGAAGCTGGCAGATTTGAACCTCGACTCACGATTCGTCAGACACAGGCTTTATGTAGCATCTTGCAATGTCCTTTAGACGAACTTCCTAGTTTTAATGAAGCCCAAGAGTCAGACAGCAAACGTGAGTGA